One Pseudomonas sp. C27(2019) DNA window includes the following coding sequences:
- the folP gene encoding dihydropteroate synthase — protein MHSAANPVLKCGKRTLDLTRAHIMGILNVTPDSFSDGGRYTALQSALARALEMAAAGATIIDIGGESTRPGAAAVSAQQELDRVAPLVELINRECDVIISVDTSTPAVMRESARLGAGMINDVRALQRDGALDAVAATRLPVCLMHMRGEPQTMQDAPHYDDVAAEVSSFLQERIVACAQAGISAERIVLDPGFGFAKDTQHNYELFNRLPELSALQRPLLIGVSRKSMVGNILQQPVERRLYGSLALAVMALERGAKILRVHDVEETMDVLKIFNAVHSAAKD, from the coding sequence ATGCACAGCGCTGCAAATCCTGTTTTAAAGTGTGGTAAGCGCACGCTAGATCTGACCCGTGCGCACATCATGGGTATTCTTAATGTTACCCCCGACTCGTTCTCTGATGGCGGCCGCTATACTGCCTTGCAGAGTGCTTTGGCGCGGGCGCTTGAGATGGCTGCAGCAGGCGCCACGATTATTGATATTGGTGGAGAGTCGACACGGCCAGGTGCAGCAGCGGTCAGTGCGCAGCAAGAGTTAGATCGTGTTGCGCCTTTAGTGGAGCTGATCAATCGCGAGTGCGATGTCATTATTTCGGTGGATACTTCAACCCCAGCAGTGATGCGAGAATCCGCGCGCTTGGGTGCTGGAATGATTAATGATGTGCGGGCCTTGCAGCGTGATGGCGCGCTTGATGCTGTCGCAGCAACACGTCTGCCAGTGTGTTTAATGCATATGCGTGGCGAGCCGCAAACCATGCAAGATGCGCCGCATTACGATGATGTAGCTGCCGAAGTCAGTTCTTTTTTACAAGAGCGCATTGTTGCATGTGCGCAGGCTGGTATTTCTGCTGAACGCATTGTACTTGATCCTGGCTTTGGCTTTGCAAAAGATACGCAACACAATTATGAGCTCTTTAACCGTCTCCCTGAGTTATCGGCTCTGCAGCGGCCTTTGCTGATTGGGGTGTCGCGCAAAAGTATGGTGGGCAATATTTTACAGCAGCCCGTTGAGCGACGATTATACGGCAGCTTAGCCCTCGCCGTGATGGCGCTGGAACGTGGCGCAAAGATTTTACGGGTGCATGATGTGGAAGAAACCATGGATGTGCTGAAGATATTTAATGCAGTGCACAGTGCAGCAAAGGATTAA
- the ftsH gene encoding ATP-dependent zinc metalloprotease FtsH: MTKNLLLWLVIAAVLVTVMNNFSSQSETGKLNYSAFIEEVKTGRVQQVTVDGFIITGMRSDGSTFETVRPAIQDSGLMGDLLEHNVSVVGKQPEQQSMWMQLLVASFPILIILAVVMFFMRQMQGGAGGKGGPMSFGKSKARLLAEDQIKTTLADVAGCDEAKEEVGELVEFLRDPSRFQRLGGKIPRGVLMVGQPGTGKTLLAKAIAGEAKVPFFSISGSDFVEMFVGVGASRVRDMFEQAKKHAPCIIFIDEIDAVGRHRGAGMGGGNDEREQTLNQLLVEMDGFEGNDGVIVIAATNRPDVLDPALLRPGRFDRQVVVSLPDIRGREQILLVHMRKVPVHDDVDAAVIARGTPGFSGADLANLVNEAALFAARSDSRLVTMKEFELAKDKIMMGAERKSMVMSEKEKLNTAYHEAGHAIVGRLVPEHDPVYKVSIIPRGRALGVTMFLPEEDRYSLSKRGLISQICSLYGGRIAEEMTLGFDGVTTGASNDIMRATQLARNMVTKWGLSEKLGPLMYAEDENESYLGRSGGGSSNVSAETAKLIDQEIRDIIDECYATAQKILHDNRDKLDAMALALMKYETIDSDQIDDIMSGREPREPKDWHDGGSAGKPAEKAEAKSEAERPDAPIGGPAGEI, translated from the coding sequence ATGACTAAAAACCTACTTTTGTGGTTAGTTATCGCTGCTGTCCTAGTGACCGTAATGAACAACTTTTCCTCGCAAAGTGAAACAGGCAAGCTTAATTACAGTGCCTTTATCGAAGAAGTGAAGACCGGTCGAGTCCAGCAAGTAACAGTTGATGGCTTCATTATTACCGGTATGCGCAGTGATGGCAGTACATTTGAAACCGTGCGCCCAGCGATTCAAGACAGTGGTTTGATGGGTGACTTGCTGGAGCATAATGTTAGCGTTGTCGGTAAGCAGCCCGAGCAGCAAAGTATGTGGATGCAGCTGTTGGTTGCGAGCTTCCCGATTTTAATTATTTTAGCGGTCGTGATGTTTTTTATGCGCCAGATGCAAGGAGGAGCTGGCGGTAAAGGCGGGCCGATGAGCTTTGGTAAAAGCAAGGCGCGTTTGTTAGCCGAAGATCAGATTAAAACCACTCTGGCTGATGTAGCCGGCTGTGATGAAGCCAAAGAAGAAGTCGGCGAGCTGGTTGAGTTCTTGCGTGATCCAAGTCGTTTTCAGCGTTTGGGCGGTAAGATTCCACGTGGCGTGCTGATGGTTGGTCAGCCAGGTACGGGTAAAACACTCTTAGCAAAAGCCATCGCCGGTGAAGCTAAAGTGCCTTTCTTCAGTATCTCTGGTTCTGACTTCGTAGAAATGTTTGTCGGTGTCGGTGCATCACGTGTGCGCGATATGTTTGAGCAAGCCAAAAAACATGCACCCTGCATTATCTTTATTGATGAAATTGATGCGGTCGGTCGTCACCGTGGTGCCGGCATGGGTGGCGGTAATGATGAGCGTGAGCAAACCCTGAACCAGTTGTTGGTCGAAATGGATGGTTTTGAAGGCAATGATGGTGTCATCGTGATTGCCGCAACCAACCGTCCAGATGTGCTGGATCCTGCCTTGTTGCGTCCGGGGCGCTTTGACCGTCAGGTGGTGGTGAGCTTGCCGGATATTCGTGGTCGTGAGCAGATTTTGCTTGTGCATATGCGCAAAGTGCCAGTGCACGATGATGTTGATGCCGCGGTAATTGCCCGTGGCACGCCTGGCTTTTCGGGTGCGGATTTAGCCAACTTGGTTAACGAAGCAGCATTGTTTGCTGCGCGCTCAGATAGCCGTCTGGTGACCATGAAAGAGTTTGAGTTAGCCAAAGATAAAATCATGATGGGCGCTGAGCGCAAATCCATGGTGATGTCGGAAAAAGAAAAGCTCAATACCGCGTATCACGAAGCAGGCCATGCAATTGTTGGTCGTTTAGTGCCTGAGCATGATCCTGTCTATAAGGTTTCTATTATTCCGCGTGGTCGTGCTCTAGGTGTGACCATGTTCTTGCCTGAAGAAGACCGCTATAGCTTGTCTAAGCGCGGTTTGATCAGCCAGATTTGTTCACTGTATGGTGGGCGCATTGCTGAAGAGATGACCTTAGGCTTTGATGGCGTAACCACAGGTGCTTCCAACGATATTATGCGCGCTACCCAGCTAGCGAGAAATATGGTGACCAAGTGGGGTTTATCTGAAAAGCTTGGGCCGTTGATGTATGCCGAGGACGAGAATGAAAGCTACCTAGGTCGCTCTGGTGGTGGATCGAGTAACGTTTCTGCTGAAACAGCCAAGCTGATTGACCAAGAGATTCGCGATATTATTGATGAGTGCTATGCCACTGCGCAGAAAATTTTACACGATAATCGTGACAAGTTAGATGCAATGGCCCTAGCTTTAATGAAGTACGAGACCATTGATAGTGATCAGATTGATGACATCATGTCAGGTCGTGAGCCGCGCGAGCCAAAAGATTGGCATGATGGTGGCTCGGCAGGTAAGCCAGCAGAAAAAGCTGAAGCAAAGTCAGAAGCTGAAAGGCCGGATGCGCCCATTGGTGGGCCGGCAGGCGAAATTTAA
- the rlmE gene encoding 23S rRNA (uridine(2552)-2'-O)-methyltransferase RlmE, translating to MARSKSSQRWLKEHFDDPFVKMAQKDGYRSRASYKLLEIQEKDRILRPGMTVIDLGSAPGGWSQVTSRVIGDKGTLIASDILPMAAIADVTFIEGDFTEERVFNEIMAAVGNKPVDLVISDMAPNMSGIRAADQAAAMYLCELALDLASKVLRPGGDFLIKVFHGDGFDAYLRDVRSRFEKVQMRKPTSSRDRSREQYLLARGMRAVDEDV from the coding sequence GTGGCTCGATCTAAAAGCAGTCAGCGCTGGTTAAAAGAACATTTTGATGATCCATTTGTGAAAATGGCGCAAAAAGATGGCTATCGCTCGCGTGCTAGCTACAAGTTATTAGAAATTCAAGAGAAAGACCGCATCTTGCGCCCTGGCATGACCGTGATTGACTTAGGAAGCGCCCCTGGTGGATGGTCGCAAGTGACCAGTCGTGTGATTGGTGACAAAGGCACCTTAATCGCTTCAGATATTTTACCGATGGCGGCGATTGCTGATGTCACCTTTATCGAGGGTGATTTCACTGAGGAGCGAGTGTTTAACGAAATCATGGCAGCAGTAGGAAATAAGCCGGTAGACCTTGTTATTTCCGATATGGCCCCCAACATGAGTGGTATACGTGCAGCAGATCAAGCCGCTGCTATGTACTTATGTGAACTCGCCTTGGATTTAGCATCTAAGGTTTTGCGTCCCGGCGGTGATTTTTTAATTAAAGTGTTCCACGGTGATGGCTTTGATGCGTACTTGCGCGATGTGCGCAGTCGCTTTGAAAAAGTACAGATGCGTAAGCCCACGTCATCGCGAGATCGCTCGCGTGAGCAGTATTTATTAGCGCGCGGCATGCGCGCCGTGGATGAAGATGTTTAA
- the yhbY gene encoding ribosome assembly RNA-binding protein YhbY: MSLTQEQKKQFKSIGHHLKPIVTVAENGLTEGVLAELDRALNDHELIKIQLRLGEREDRKMITDELCQKSSSILVQSIGKVALIYRKNPQPNKNLSNVLRYNA; this comes from the coding sequence ATGTCGCTCACACAAGAGCAAAAAAAACAGTTTAAATCCATCGGCCACCATCTAAAGCCGATTGTCACTGTTGCTGAAAACGGTTTAACCGAGGGCGTACTTGCGGAACTGGATCGCGCGCTCAATGACCACGAACTGATTAAAATTCAGCTGCGTCTTGGCGAACGCGAAGACCGCAAAATGATTACCGATGAACTGTGCCAAAAAAGCAGTAGCATTTTGGTACAAAGCATCGGCAAAGTCGCGCTTATTTATCGTAAAAACCCGCAACCAAATAAAAACCTATCCAACGTATTACGCTACAACGCCTGA
- a CDS encoding DUF4149 domain-containing protein codes for MRAGAITWQLAQVFWVGGIWIMHFVLLQALEKLGFASLLVQEVALYTRPLLIGLALVCVLLQLLVLKQAMPARQLLKDLRGQLLLAALLLACSFLITQKLWPAAQYWLMYSYLAVGMCGVLLVLQPIPERNTQR; via the coding sequence TTGCGCGCTGGAGCCATTACATGGCAGCTGGCTCAGGTGTTTTGGGTGGGTGGCATTTGGATCATGCATTTTGTTTTGCTGCAAGCGCTTGAAAAGCTGGGTTTTGCCAGTTTGCTGGTACAAGAGGTTGCGCTCTATACGCGACCTCTGTTAATCGGTTTAGCGTTGGTCTGTGTGCTGTTGCAACTGTTGGTGCTTAAGCAAGCGATGCCGGCTCGCCAGTTACTTAAAGATTTGCGTGGGCAGTTGCTGCTGGCAGCATTGCTTTTAGCCTGTAGTTTCTTAATCACTCAAAAGCTTTGGCCGGCAGCGCAGTACTGGCTGATGTACAGCTATCTGGCTGTAGGAATGTGTGGTGTGCTACTGGTGTTACAGCCCATACCTGAGCGCAACACTCAGCGATAA
- the greA gene encoding transcription elongation factor GreA, with amino-acid sequence MTKFPMTTQGARALEEELKHLKTVMRPQITAAIATARELGDLKENAEYHAAREQQGMSEARIRDIEGRLSAAQIIDVTTIPYTGKVFFGTTVDIVNVDTDATVTYQIVGEDEADLKHGKISVTSPIARALVGKEEGEVVVVQTPGGLIEYEIVEVRHI; translated from the coding sequence GTGACTAAATTTCCAATGACCACCCAAGGTGCTCGCGCCTTGGAGGAAGAATTAAAACATCTTAAAACGGTAATGCGTCCCCAAATCACCGCTGCTATTGCGACAGCGCGTGAGTTGGGTGACTTAAAAGAAAATGCCGAATACCATGCTGCTCGTGAGCAGCAGGGCATGAGTGAGGCGCGTATTCGTGACATCGAAGGGCGCCTGTCTGCTGCGCAGATTATTGATGTCACTACCATTCCTTATACAGGTAAAGTGTTTTTTGGGACCACCGTTGATATTGTTAATGTGGATACCGATGCAACTGTGACCTATCAGATTGTTGGCGAAGATGAGGCAGATTTGAAGCACGGAAAAATCTCCGTGACCTCACCGATTGCTCGTGCTTTAGTTGGCAAAGAAGAGGGTGAGGTTGTTGTCGTGCAAACGCCTGGCGGCTTGATCGAGTATGAGATCGTTGAGGTGCGTCATATCTAG